In the genome of Streptomyces sp. SAI-127, the window TGTGGGTCGGGGAGGACCCGGACCAGCTGGCGGTCCGCCGCACGGATCTGAAGATCCTCGGCGAACAGAACTCCTGGTCGGCCCGGGCGGACGACGCGCTGATCAGGTCGGCGGTGGCGACGGGGGCTCCGGCTCTCTCGGTGACACCGGCGGGTGACGAGGCCCCGGTGGGCGGTCTGGGCGCCCTGCTGCGCTGGGCCTGAGACGCCTGGGACGGGCCCGGTGACCTGCGGTTACCGGGCCCGTTCCACGCGTCGCTCGTCCCACACCGGCTCCGCCGTCTCGCGCACCCGCCCGTCCGAGCCGAAGACCAGGTACCGGTCGAAGGAGCGCGCGAACCAGCGGTCGTGGGTGACCGCGAGGACCGTGCCGTCGAAGGCCTCCAGGCCCTCCTGGAGGGCCTCCGCGGACTCCAGGTCAAGGTTGTCCGTGGGCTCGTCCAAAAGGAGCGCTGTGACGCCCTGGAGCTCCAGGAGGAGGATCTGGAAGCGGGCCTGCTGGCCGCCGGAGAGCCGGTCGAAGCCCTGCTCGGCCTGGCCGGTCAGCTCGTAGCGGCGCAGCCGGGACATCGCGGCGCCCCGGTCCTGGGCGTGCTCCTTCCAGAGGATGTCGAGAAGGGTGCGGCCGAAGAGCTCGGGGTGGGCATGTGTCTGCGCGAAGTGCCCGGGCACGACCCTCGCCCCGAGCTTCCACTGCCCCGTGTGCGCCACGGTGGAGTCCCCCGCCAGCAGCCGCAGGAAGTGCGACTTGCCGGAGCCGTTGGAGCCGAGGACGGCGACGCGTTCGCCGTAGAAGACCTCCAGATCGAAGGGCTTCATCAGGCCTGTCAGTTCAAGTCCCGTGCAGGTGACGGCCCTTACACCGGTACGGCCGCCCTTGAGCCGCATCTTGATGTCCTGCTCGCGCGGCGGCTCGGGCGGCGGGCCGGCCTCCTCGAACTTGCGCAGCCGGGTCTGGGCCGCCTGGTAGCGGGAAGCCAACTCGTGGCTGATGCTGGCCGCCTGACGGAGATTCAGCACCAGCTTCTTGAGCTGCGCGTGCTTCTCGTCCCAGCGTCGGCGCAACTCCTCGAAACGGGCGAAGCGTTCGCGCCGCGCCTCGTGGTACGTGGCGAAACCGCCGCCGTGCACCCAGGCGTCCGCCCCGGCGGGCGAGGGCTCCACCGACACGATCTTCTCGGCGGCCCGGGAGAGCAGCTCCCGGTCGTGGGAGACGAAGAGGACCGTCTTGCGGGTCTCCTTCAGCCGCTCCTCCAGCCAGCGCTTGCCGGGCACGTCGAGGTAGTTGTCCGGCTCGTCGAGCAGCAGCACCTGGTCCGTGCCGCGCAGCAGCGCCTCCAGCACCAGCCGCTTCTGCTCACCGCCGGACAGGGTCCGCACCTGCCGGAACTGCGCCTTGTCGTACGGCACCCCGAGCGCGGCCATGGTGCACATGTCCCAGAGCGTCTCGGACTCGTACCCGCGCACCTCGGCCCAGTCGGAGAGGGCCTGCGCGTACTTCAGCTGGGCGGCCTCGTCGTCGACGGTCATGATCAGGTGCTCGGCCCGGTCGACGGCCTGCGCGGCCTCCCTGATCCGCGGCGGCGCGACCGACACGAGCAGGTCCCGTACGGTCGTCTCGTCCCGTACGGACCCCACGAACTGGCGCATCACCCCGAGGCCGCCACTCACGGTGACCGTCCCGCCGTGCGGTTTCAGCTCGCCGGAGATCAGCCGCAGCAGGGTGGTCTTGCCGGCGCCGTTGGGCCCGACGAGGGCCACGACGGCCCCTTCCCCCACCCGGAAGGACACGTCGCCGAGCAGCGCCCTCCCGTCGGGGAGGTAGTACTCGAGGTGCGCTGCTTCCAGATGTCCCATGGGGCGCATTGTCGATGCGAGGACACCACCTGGGCAAACGCTTATGGCTTGGTACCGGGCAAGGGGTGCAGGGGCGTGGCGCATGCCCGCCGGTTGCGGGTACCCGACCCACCATGAGCCCAGACGTAGACCTCACCGCCCGCCGCCCCGGCCCCCTGCGCGACCGCCTCCTCGCCCTGGACTCCCGTCTCTTCGAGTTCGCGGCCGGCCGGAACTGGCCCGCGGCCGAGCCGGTCCTCCCCCGGCTGAGCAGAAGCGCGAACCACGGCGTGCTCTGGTTCGCCACCGCCGCCGCGATGGCCGCGAGCCGCACCCCGCGCTCCCGCCGCGCGGCAGCCCGGGGCCTGGCCTCCCTGACCCTCGCCTCCCTGACCATCAACACGCTCGGCAAGCGCTCGGTCCGCCGCACCCGCCCCGTCCTGGACCCGGTCCCCCTGGTCCGGCAGCTGAAGCGGCAGCCGATCACGACCTCGTTCCCCTCCGGCCACTCCGCGTCGGCGGCGGCCTTCGCGACCGGTGTCGCGCTGGAGTCCCCGACCTGGGGAGCCGCGGTGGCCCCGATCGCCTGGTCGGTCGCGCTCTCCCGCGTCTACACCGGTGTGCACTTCCCGAGCGACGTCCTGGCCGGCGCGGCGCTGGGCGCGGGCGCCGCGTTCGCCGTACGGGGCCTGGTGCCGACGCGCGCCCAGGTCGTGCCGCCGGCCCGGCCCCGCGCGCAGGTGCCGGCGCTGCCGGACGGCGAGGGTCTGGTGATGGTGGCGAACACCGCGTCGGGCACCGCCGAGCGGGTGCGCGCCCTGCACGACGGGCTGCCGCTGGCCGAGATCGTCGAGTGCGAACCGACGGACGTGCGGGCCGAGTTGGAGAAGGCGGCGGCCCGCGCCACGGTGCTCGGCGTGTGCGGCGGCGACGGCACGGTCAACGCGGCCGCCGAGATCGCCCTGCGCCATGGCGTGCCGCTCGCGGTACTGCCCGGCGGCACCCTGAACCACTTCGCCTACGACCTCGGCGTGGAGGGGGCGCGGGACCTGACCCGGGCCGTCCGGCAGGGCGAGGCCGTGCGCGTGGACGCGGGCCGGTTCAGCGGCGACGGCCGCGAGGGTGTCTTCGTCAACGCGTGCAGCCTGGGCGTGTATCCGGAGCTGGTGCGCGAGCGGGAGCGCTGGTCGCGCCGGATCGGCGGCTGGCCTGCCGGGGTGGTCGGGGCGCTGCGGGTGCTGCGGGCCGACCGGCATCCGCTGGAGGCCGGGTTCCGGGGCCGGACCAGGCCGCTGTGGCTGCTGTTCGTCGGCAACGGCACCTACCACCGGATGGGGCTCACCCCGGGCCGCCGCACCGACCTCGCCGACGGACAGTTCGACGTGCGGGTCGTGCACGGCGGACGCCGGCCCGCGCTGCGTCTGCTCGCCGCCGCGGTGGCGGGTCCCCTGACCCGCTCCCCCGCCCATGCGGCGGTCCAGGTGGGGCGGCTGCACCTGTCGGGTGTCGCGCCGGGCACGCTCCTCGCCTACGACGGTGAGGTGACCGAGGTGGAGGGCGAGGTGACGCTGGAGAAGCTGCCGGAGGCACTCACCGTGTACCGCCCGCTCC includes:
- a CDS encoding ATP-binding cassette domain-containing protein, whose protein sequence is MGHLEAAHLEYYLPDGRALLGDVSFRVGEGAVVALVGPNGAGKTTLLRLISGELKPHGGTVTVSGGLGVMRQFVGSVRDETTVRDLLVSVAPPRIREAAQAVDRAEHLIMTVDDEAAQLKYAQALSDWAEVRGYESETLWDMCTMAALGVPYDKAQFRQVRTLSGGEQKRLVLEALLRGTDQVLLLDEPDNYLDVPGKRWLEERLKETRKTVLFVSHDRELLSRAAEKIVSVEPSPAGADAWVHGGGFATYHEARRERFARFEELRRRWDEKHAQLKKLVLNLRQAASISHELASRYQAAQTRLRKFEEAGPPPEPPREQDIKMRLKGGRTGVRAVTCTGLELTGLMKPFDLEVFYGERVAVLGSNGSGKSHFLRLLAGDSTVAHTGQWKLGARVVPGHFAQTHAHPELFGRTLLDILWKEHAQDRGAAMSRLRRYELTGQAEQGFDRLSGGQQARFQILLLELQGVTALLLDEPTDNLDLESAEALQEGLEAFDGTVLAVTHDRWFARSFDRYLVFGSDGRVRETAEPVWDERRVERAR
- a CDS encoding bifunctional phosphatase PAP2/diacylglycerol kinase family protein translates to MSPDVDLTARRPGPLRDRLLALDSRLFEFAAGRNWPAAEPVLPRLSRSANHGVLWFATAAAMAASRTPRSRRAAARGLASLTLASLTINTLGKRSVRRTRPVLDPVPLVRQLKRQPITTSFPSGHSASAAAFATGVALESPTWGAAVAPIAWSVALSRVYTGVHFPSDVLAGAALGAGAAFAVRGLVPTRAQVVPPARPRAQVPALPDGEGLVMVANTASGTAERVRALHDGLPLAEIVECEPTDVRAELEKAAARATVLGVCGGDGTVNAAAEIALRHGVPLAVLPGGTLNHFAYDLGVEGARDLTRAVRQGEAVRVDAGRFSGDGREGVFVNACSLGVYPELVRERERWSRRIGGWPAGVVGALRVLRADRHPLEAGFRGRTRPLWLLFVGNGTYHRMGLTPGRRTDLADGQFDVRVVHGGRRPALRLLAAAVAGPLTRSPAHAAVQVGRLHLSGVAPGTLLAYDGEVTEVEGEVTLEKLPEALTVYRPLPRN